A window of Aptenodytes patagonicus chromosome 1, bAptPat1.pri.cur, whole genome shotgun sequence genomic DNA:
GTTGGAGGCCCCTGCACCCTGGGATACAGGGCTGATCAGAACAAGACAGACAGAACAAACTGCAGTGACAGCATGAACTGGAAATTCAGACCAGATCGGGATCCTGCCCTTGAGATACGGCAAGTGGGAATAGCCCATGAGGGAAGTTACACCTGCGAAGTAGTAGCAACAGAAGGGAATTTCCACAAGACGTACCACCTGACCGTGCTAGGTAAGGGACTCCTTCCTCATTTTACAGTTCTCCAAAGGACCATGCCTGGGCCTGGACATAAAAAGCTCCTCTCCCCACGCACCAGGGGATATACTAATCCAATATGCTAACAGAGGGCTCTGCACATGCTTCTGGTTATCCTGTAGAATCAATCATTACTACAGTAATTTAAGAGAACTAAAGCATGTGAGAATAACACTTCCAAGTGCTGAGATAGTCTATCAAACATGGGATGGTCTTATCCAGACGGTAGGAATGGACCCATTTCCTCTTATGCTGGCATTCAGGTACATTTTAAACCAGGTGCACGACGGCTGCTTAGGACAAAAGTCTAATTCAGCCCTGTATTTGGGAAAATTCCCTACCACAATGTCCAGGGAAACCTCCTCTAATGGTACCTGGCTGTGGTAACTCACCTGAATGGGGGAGAGCTgtccaaaaggaaaagagaggctCGATCTTTGTCTCTGGTGACTTTGGCCCATGTCACTGTAAGGGGATGGCACCTCCCATCTTATTCTCCTCTTTTCACTGTGTTTATTTTGGGTAGAGAACAAGAACACCCTGTCCTAACTGCGGCAAACTAACTCCACGTATTTCCCCTTCCTGACGCTTTGCAGTCCCCCCCAGGCTGACCCTGTACTGTGATGACCAGGGGACCCCCGTGTGtaaggcagcagcagggaagccGGCTGCTCAGGTCTCGTGGGTCCTAGAGAGCAACTCCACCCCCAAGGAAGAAGGCCATGACAACGGGACAGTGACTGTTCTCAGCAAGTTCACGGCGTACAGCACCAACGTGACTAATACAACCTGCGTTGTGTCCCACCCAGCTGGGAACCAGAGCAAGTCCATAGCCTGTCATCCCTCAAGTAAGCTTCCCTTTGTGTGTTCGACATTCAAAACCCTGTTTAGCCTTCTGTGCACACTCTTGTTCCTTCTAGGAAGGAAAATCTGCAAAAGCTATAGATACTTTCAGTGAAGTCCTATATAGACAAGAGTATCATCCCCAACTGCCTTTGCCCAGAAACATCACCAGCTTGCTTGTGTTCTAGACACTATTGCCTAATGGTTTCTTCCCTAAGAGGGATATACATAAGTGTGGTAGTATTCTTTTGGTAACGGAAGTGTTGTTGGAAACAGAGACAAAGCAGTCACGATCTTAGTGTTAAAATAATCACTTGGAAGCAGAACCTCAGCAAAATTTTTTTAGATGCAAATGTAAAGTCTCTTGCTCAGATcgtggaaagagagagaaagagaaccaACTCTTGTGTGGCCAGCAGAAACAAATAAATCACTTCATTCCAAGTTGTGAATGTCTGACACTGTATGacatttggtttctgttttttgcttttttgttgcttttgagaACTACACATGAGTTGCAGTACTGAGATATGCTGAGTCCTTGAGAGGAGCTCAGGTATGGCTTAGTGAAAAAATATCATGAGTGTCCACTGTGGGATTTGTGGGATCTGCTTTTGTCTCTGACACAGACTCCATTTGTGTTTCTCAGACAAGTTTCATTACTGACTTTCCCTTTTGCTGAAGGggattatatttattttatgagcATGCTGAAAATGTGTCTATGTGCTAAAGCAGCTTTAAGCTTATACTGAAATAATAAAGGAACTGAGTAATAAGATATAACTAAGACTAACTCTTTGTGTTTAGAGAACAACGGCTTTATCCTGTATGTCTCCATCATTCTTTGTTTCCTGGGCATTATCACCTTCATGGCTGCCATTTACTATTTTAAGCTCCACAGAGACAGGTATGTATGATAGGGTGCTAAGGAAAGATTGTCTAGTGCTAGAAGAAATCTTTAAGTACTGTTTGTGTCTTGAAACCATATGATTCTGTCAGTCTGTACTGCTATGAATAACTGAATTAACTACATCAAATATTTCTATACTGCAGACACTGTGCATTGCACACATCTTTACTGAATAATGCACCTGAGTAAAATATAAATGGGCAGAAGTTGGCAGAGGATCCTCATTGCATTGCCTGCTACACTACAGGGGAGCTCTACATTCTTGTAGGAAATTGGAACAGTAAAGCTGTTCTTTAGATACGGTGATAGTTTGTCAGTGTCTCTCTTGTTTAGATCAGGGGGGTGGTTCTGCTGCCTAATAAGTTCTAACAAGTGCCGGAGGACTGACCAGTGCTATCCTGCCATATCAACAGAGGGGACAGCAGATTGTATGTGTATTTATGAAAAAGCTCCCTGGGTGAAGCTGGACTCTAGCCTCTTTAGGAttggctgtggagaaaaaaagcagttccAAGGAAAAACTACAGAAATCATTTGTGCAGAGAAAGGCTGAATTAGCACCTGTACTGAAAACCTCAGCTATGTTCCCTCCTTTCCTTATTCCAAAACTGGTTTTCTCCCAAACCTTCTCCCTCAGAGGTGAAGAATTGGTTCAATACAATTTCACTAATCACAAATTGTACATCCTTCCAGAGGACTTTGATTTTAATCTTCTGCTTCCACTTTGTGCTTAAGCTCCCACAAACATGAGAAAAGACCTCTAAAGAAAGTCAGGGTGCCATAATTTCAGGATCAAAAGTCAAGGAGAGAGAGACATGAGAAGGCCTTCTGGCTTTACTCTTgatgacaagaaaaataaatgtttcataagcTTGTGATCAAAGAAACCAGGCTGTGATCCAGCCAAACCTAGGACTGAGGAAGGAATTTGCTTtattacttgttttctttttcacagactGTGCCACAAAACCAAACCTCCTGAGACTGCTCCTACACATTCCCTACAGGTAAGGAGAATGATGCAAATTACACCATCACCAAATCAGGGATCTTCTGGTAGCCCCAAAAACATGATCAGTAAAGGGAAACCATTAGATTTTTACTCTCTGCTTTCAGCAGGTGCTACTGTGTCTTACATGTTTACTTTTGGCTGTATCTCAGGACAAAACAAAGCCTATCATCACCATAATTTTGACTTGGAGCAAACATTAGAGACGTTCCAACAGCAAAGGCTCAGCAACTGCTGTACAAACAATACTGAGGAAGGATACTGCAATATCATGGGTTGGGGAATATTAAGAAAGCTATTAGTAAACAAGAGGATTAAACAACAAAATTAACAGACACACGGAAAAAAAGCATATCCCTCTTGATGTCCAGAATGATAATGTGCAAGTTTTGAAGGCCACTCTTTATCTTGTATGGTCAATCCACAATCAAAGAACGAACCATACTCaagacaaaacattttataaaacaatGGAAGGAGTGCTGAGCTGCAAGTTGGGAGGTATTCTTGAATTCCCTGTGCTGTTACAAGCTTCCTGTGTAGCTGAGCAATTCACTCATCAGCTCTGTGTCTCTGTTCTCTGCTACCAAATACAAATAACAGCATTTCTATGTGGGCAAGATGTGTTACATCTATATTGTGAATATCTGTGCACCTACAGTAGACACTAGGCTCAAATTCTGTCATGAACTTAAAAAGGTGCTTCAGTTTCGATTTCTGAAAAACTTAGTCAATTCTAGTTATTATTATTCCTCCTGTTCTGCTGCCCTACCTTCCAGATGTTGCTGACAGATGCAGTTGCATCAATGTAAAATAATGGGTTAAGTACCAGTGTTCTTGCTGGTCACAGCAAGTCACATCATGCAACTTTCATTAGTGTGTCTGTAGACTAAAACTGTAGACTGATGGAGGAATCAATCATGGTCAAGACTCTAGCATGTAATTTGCTCTTTCTAGAGAATTAGACCCTAATACAATGTTTTTTCAGGCCAAAATAAGTGGGGtagaaggggaggaaaaggaggcaggtGAGCCAATACCTCAACTTTACCTTTGAAATCTTTGACAGAAATAGCAATACACATTCTTTGGTAGAAAAAGcaatagagggtttttttcttgaggcCAAGAGGAATAAATATGGGAGGCTTGCAGAGTCCTGCCAAACTAAACTACTCCTTGCATTtacagtttttggttttgttttgctaggATGACACAATGGAAGTGGAACCTTATACTACTTAtgtgcagaaggaaaacataatttaCAGCTCAGTGTCTGATCTGACAGTGGGGCAGAATCTTCCACAAGGACTGTCACCAGCAACATGAATGATTCAACAACACTGGAAAGAGAGACACTTTATAATATAAAGACTGGTTATAGAAAGAAACTTCTCAGAGGATTTCTTCAGATTTTGGGGCAACATAAATCACTAGGTCTATTCAAACATCTGTGCTTGCTGCTGAGTCTGtatagttctttttttccctgttttgcctTCTTCCTTGGGAAAGGAAACAGGTTTCCTGTTATTCCTTGGGAAAATGTGACTTACCCCATGCCATagttttttcctggaaaagctgTTGTGATCAGTCTTCCC
This region includes:
- the LOC143155853 gene encoding cell surface glycoprotein CD200 receptor 1-A-like; translated protein: MKAGANMKIAGKTLCVFVLLSITKVMRTVGNNRVSAMVGNSSVLTCPPKSNTTMVTWKISPKVGGPCTLGYRADQNKTDRTNCSDSMNWKFRPDRDPALEIRQVGIAHEGSYTCEVVATEGNFHKTYHLTVLVPPRLTLYCDDQGTPVCKAAAGKPAAQVSWVLESNSTPKEEGHDNGTVTVLSKFTAYSTNVTNTTCVVSHPAGNQSKSIACHPSKNNGFILYVSIILCFLGIITFMAAIYYFKLHRDRLCHKTKPPETAPTHSLQDDTMEVEPYTTYVQKENIIYSSVSDLTVGQNLPQGLSPAT